From Polaribacter butkevichii, a single genomic window includes:
- a CDS encoding head GIN domain-containing protein codes for MKKIVFICTLMFSFTLGAQTTITKNLGDYTELKVYNGIELELIKSSDQRLEITGEKSEKVKIKNVNNTLKLSLPFSLKPENNAADGKILIKLYYNKDIAIIDANEGATITGKDFNQDKLEVNAQERAFINLTTKVKYLTVKTSSGGIVKLSGSTKNQEVEVDLYGIYNGFGMKTSGNCNVFAGTGAKAEILAGQTLSAKVSFGGSIFYKGNPEVVKDKKVIGGIIQKRN; via the coding sequence ATGAAAAAAATAGTATTTATCTGCACACTAATGTTCAGTTTTACATTAGGTGCACAAACAACTATTACTAAAAATTTAGGAGATTATACTGAGTTAAAAGTGTATAATGGTATAGAGTTAGAGTTGATTAAATCTTCTGATCAAAGATTAGAAATCACCGGAGAAAAATCTGAAAAGGTAAAAATTAAGAATGTAAATAACACCTTAAAATTATCATTACCATTTTCTTTAAAACCAGAAAATAATGCTGCTGATGGTAAAATTCTAATAAAACTTTATTACAACAAAGATATTGCTATTATAGATGCTAATGAAGGTGCAACGATAACTGGTAAAGATTTTAACCAAGATAAATTAGAAGTAAACGCACAAGAAAGGGCTTTTATAAATTTAACAACAAAAGTTAAATATCTTACTGTTAAAACTTCTTCTGGAGGAATCGTAAAACTTTCTGGTAGTACAAAAAACCAAGAAGTAGAAGTAGATTTATATGGTATTTACAATGGTTTTGGTATGAAAACCTCAGGTAACTGCAATGTTTTTGCGGGTACAGGAGCTAAGGCAGAAATTTTAGCAGGACAAACATTAAGTGCTAAAGTAAGTTTTGGAGGATCTATATTTTACAAAGGAAATCCAGAAGTAGTAAAAGATAAAAAAGTAATTGGTGGTATTATTCAAAAAAGAAATTAA
- the tatA gene encoding twin-arginine translocase TatA/TatE family subunit, with the protein MYSLSTNFVFIGGPQLIIIVVVVLLLFGGKKIPELMKGLGSGIKEFKNAAKEDSEDKIEEKK; encoded by the coding sequence ATGTATAGTTTATCAACAAATTTTGTATTTATTGGTGGTCCTCAATTAATAATTATTGTAGTAGTGGTTTTACTTTTATTTGGTGGAAAAAAGATTCCAGAATTAATGAAAGGTTTAGGAAGTGGAATTAAAGAGTTTAAAAACGCTGCTAAAGAAGATTCAGAAGATAAAATAGAAGAGAAGAAATAA
- a CDS encoding LytTR family DNA-binding domain-containing protein gives MKKIIKWLSMPYYFNPSIKFKLKISFFHGLFIFLFLYLFKPFYLNQFELIILEYTLGIGIIACLATFIVLYIPALIFKEYFNEDNWTIGRNLFLMVVGVTLVGIVLWYITEIYSITYQLRKISLLEFLFYTLLVSLIPLIYFIFLNEKKIRIRREKKVSEIKEIKKEKEISVLKELAKEISIYSDNGKESITFSIDNLVYATSQGNYASFFLITKNDDLKEKILRVTLTKIATQLKEYENIIRCHKSYIVNIDYINDISGNARGYLLKSDFIKTSIPVSRSFSKQSLQRLLR, from the coding sequence ATGAAAAAAATTATTAAATGGCTTTCTATGCCTTATTATTTTAATCCTTCGATAAAATTTAAACTAAAAATAAGTTTTTTTCACGGGTTATTTATATTTCTTTTTTTATATCTTTTTAAACCCTTTTATTTAAATCAATTTGAATTAATTATTTTAGAATATACTTTAGGTATAGGTATTATTGCATGTTTAGCTACTTTTATTGTTTTATATATTCCTGCGCTTATTTTTAAAGAATATTTTAATGAAGATAATTGGACCATTGGTAGAAATTTATTCTTAATGGTTGTAGGAGTTACCTTAGTGGGTATTGTTTTATGGTATATTACAGAAATATACTCTATAACCTATCAACTAAGAAAAATTAGTCTTTTAGAATTTCTATTTTACACACTTTTAGTAAGTTTAATTCCTTTAATCTACTTTATATTTTTAAATGAAAAAAAGATAAGAATTAGAAGAGAAAAAAAGGTTTCTGAAATTAAAGAAATTAAGAAAGAAAAAGAAATTAGTGTTTTAAAAGAATTAGCTAAAGAAATTAGTATTTACTCTGATAATGGTAAAGAAAGTATTACGTTTAGTATAGATAATTTAGTTTATGCAACTTCTCAAGGAAATTATGCAAGTTTCTTTTTAATAACTAAAAATGATGATTTAAAAGAAAAGATATTAAGAGTTACGCTAACTAAAATTGCTACCCAACTAAAGGAGTATGAAAACATTATAAGATGTCATAAAAGTTATATTGTAAATATTGATTATATAAATGACATTTCTGGAAATGCAAGAGGTTATTTACTAAAATCAGATTTTATTAAAACAAGTATTCCTGTATCAAGAAGTTTTTCTAAACAATCTTTACAAAGATTACTGCGTTAA
- a CDS encoding LytTR family DNA-binding domain-containing protein, with translation MFKTIKKKINQPFGIEVFILNKLPITILHGLLVFLFLNLFKPFKLYLLKEHLFGYTVLMGVLTFVLPFLLFVFLEKINYKKWTICTLIYLTICFLIIYNYILWFSSGIYKDITGLVKLSFLLFSKYSSSLAILSIATIFLLNDLIIAFKRKQKNNQIKVQEITIYSENKKENLRININKLIYTTVTGNYTSFYIVTEKGVKEVVLRNSLSNVLTQISNFPTIFRCHKSYIVNTSFFNTLSGNTRGYYLESELLTIQIPISRSFKKEELKNLIFYEKNY, from the coding sequence TTGTTTAAGACTATCAAAAAAAAAATAAACCAACCTTTTGGTATTGAGGTATTTATTTTAAATAAATTACCAATAACCATCTTACATGGACTATTAGTTTTTCTATTTTTAAACCTATTTAAGCCTTTTAAATTATATCTTTTAAAAGAACATTTGTTTGGGTATACTGTATTAATGGGTGTTTTAACCTTTGTCCTTCCATTTTTATTATTTGTATTCTTAGAAAAAATAAATTATAAAAAATGGACTATTTGCACTCTTATATATTTAACTATTTGTTTTTTAATAATTTATAATTACATTTTATGGTTTTCAAGCGGTATTTATAAAGATATTACAGGTTTAGTTAAATTAAGTTTTTTACTCTTTAGTAAGTATTCTTCTTCTTTAGCTATACTGTCTATAGCAACTATATTTTTATTAAATGATTTAATAATAGCTTTTAAAAGAAAGCAAAAAAATAATCAAATAAAAGTACAAGAAATAACAATCTATTCAGAAAATAAAAAAGAGAACTTACGTATAAATATTAATAAATTAATTTATACTACTGTAACGGGTAATTATACAAGTTTTTATATAGTTACAGAAAAAGGAGTAAAAGAAGTAGTTTTAAGAAATTCATTATCTAATGTTCTTACACAGATAAGTAATTTTCCTACTATTTTTAGATGTCATAAATCTTATATTGTAAATACTTCTTTTTTTAATACTTTAAGCGGAAATACAAGAGGTTATTACTTAGAATCTGAACTATTAACAATACAAATTCCTATTTCTAGAAGTTTTAAAAAAGAAGAACTTAAAAATTTAATTTTCTATGAAAAAAATTATTAA
- a CDS encoding SPFH domain-containing protein, with amino-acid sequence MLSSIPIIIVLGALVLFASFFMVKQQSAAIIERFGKFHSIRQSGLHLKIPFVDKVAGKLSLKIQQLDVIIETKTLDDVFVKLKVSVQYKVIKDKVYDSFYKLDYPHEQITSYVFDVVRAEVPKMKLDDVFVKKDDIAIAVKTELNDAMSDYGFDIIRTLVTDIDPDAQVKIAMNRINAADREKTAAQYEGDAQRILIVEKAKAEAESKRLQGQGIADQRREIARGLEESVDVLNRVGINSQEASALIVVTQHYDTLQSIGSETNSNLILLPNSPQAGSQMLNDMVASFTASNQIGEAMKNAKTKKLDK; translated from the coding sequence ATGTTATCTTCAATACCTATTATTATCGTACTTGGTGCACTTGTTCTTTTTGCTTCCTTTTTTATGGTAAAACAACAATCAGCCGCTATTATAGAACGTTTTGGAAAATTTCACAGCATTCGTCAATCAGGACTTCATTTAAAAATTCCTTTTGTTGATAAAGTTGCAGGAAAATTGAGTTTAAAAATTCAACAATTAGATGTAATTATAGAAACAAAAACATTAGATGATGTATTTGTAAAACTAAAAGTTTCTGTACAATACAAAGTAATTAAAGATAAAGTATATGATTCTTTTTATAAATTAGATTACCCTCATGAACAAATAACAAGTTATGTTTTTGATGTGGTAAGAGCAGAAGTACCAAAAATGAAATTAGACGATGTTTTTGTAAAAAAAGATGATATTGCTATTGCTGTAAAAACAGAATTAAATGATGCCATGTCTGATTATGGTTTTGATATTATTAGAACCTTAGTTACAGATATTGATCCAGATGCTCAGGTTAAAATAGCAATGAATAGAATTAATGCTGCAGATAGAGAAAAAACAGCCGCACAATATGAAGGAGATGCACAACGTATATTAATTGTAGAAAAAGCAAAGGCAGAAGCAGAAAGTAAACGTTTACAAGGGCAAGGTATTGCAGACCAAAGAAGAGAAATTGCACGTGGTTTAGAAGAGTCTGTAGACGTTTTAAATAGAGTGGGTATAAACAGCCAAGAAGCATCTGCATTAATCGTTGTAACACAACATTATGATACTTTACAATCTATTGGTAGTGAAACGAATAGTAACTTAATTTTATTACCAAATTCGCCACAAGCAGGTAGTCAAATGTTAAACGATATGGTAGCTAGTTTTACAGCAAGTAACCAAATTGGTGAAGCAATGAAAAATGCAAAAACTAAAAAATTAGATAAATAA
- the gltX gene encoding glutamate--tRNA ligase, with translation MESNVRVRFAPSPTGPLHIGGVRTALYNYLFAKKYNGTFVLRIEDTDQTRYVANAEQYIIDALEWCNIPFDEGPGKNEKFGPYRQSERKELYKEYADKLIETGWAYYCFDSSEALDAERKAHEAEGKTFIYNWHNRAGGTLVNSLVLTDEEVQNKINSGENYVIRFKTPQDELLRMEDEIRGNIRIDTNTLDDKILFKGDGMPTYHLANIVDDHLMEITHVIRGEEWLPSMPLHVLLYKAFGWDAPKFAHLPLILKPVGKGKLSKRDGDKLGFPVFPLEYTNDVTGDVSRGYKEDGYFSDAFINMLAFLGWNPGTEQEIFNLEALIEAFELKRVSKSGAKFNPDKAKWFNQQYMQTKSDDELTDLYLPILKEKGITKDKEFVLKVVSSIKERAVFVHDFWDLSSFFFETPTEYDAKASKKNWKEGTAELMQELITQISSIEDFTSENTEKEIKEWITAKEIGFGKVMQPLRLSLVGKLAGPHLFDIIAMIGKEETIKRLENAIEKL, from the coding sequence ATGGAATCTAATGTACGTGTTCGTTTTGCACCAAGTCCTACAGGACCTTTGCATATTGGTGGTGTAAGAACAGCTTTATATAATTATTTATTTGCAAAAAAATATAACGGAACTTTTGTACTTCGTATAGAAGACACAGACCAAACACGTTATGTTGCAAATGCAGAACAATATATTATAGACGCTTTAGAATGGTGTAATATTCCTTTTGATGAAGGTCCAGGAAAGAACGAAAAATTTGGCCCTTACAGACAATCAGAACGTAAAGAATTGTACAAAGAATATGCAGATAAACTAATTGAAACTGGTTGGGCATATTACTGTTTTGATTCTTCTGAAGCTTTAGACGCAGAAAGAAAAGCGCATGAAGCAGAAGGTAAAACTTTTATCTATAACTGGCATAACAGAGCAGGCGGAACTTTAGTAAACTCTTTAGTTTTAACTGATGAAGAAGTACAAAACAAAATAAATTCTGGCGAAAATTATGTAATCCGTTTTAAAACGCCTCAAGATGAGCTTTTAAGAATGGAAGATGAAATTCGTGGAAATATTAGAATTGATACCAATACTTTAGATGATAAAATTTTATTTAAAGGAGATGGTATGCCAACCTATCATTTAGCAAATATTGTTGATGATCATTTAATGGAAATTACACATGTCATTCGCGGAGAAGAATGGTTACCTTCTATGCCATTACACGTTTTATTATACAAAGCTTTTGGTTGGGATGCTCCTAAATTTGCACATTTACCATTAATTTTAAAACCAGTTGGTAAAGGTAAATTAAGCAAACGCGATGGAGATAAATTAGGTTTCCCGGTATTTCCTTTAGAATATACAAACGATGTTACAGGTGATGTTTCACGTGGATATAAAGAAGATGGTTATTTTTCTGATGCTTTTATAAACATGTTGGCTTTCTTAGGATGGAATCCTGGAACAGAACAAGAAATTTTTAATTTAGAAGCTTTAATTGAAGCTTTCGAATTAAAACGCGTTAGTAAATCTGGTGCAAAGTTTAACCCAGATAAAGCAAAGTGGTTCAATCAACAATATATGCAGACAAAGTCTGATGATGAATTGACTGACTTATACCTTCCTATTCTTAAAGAAAAAGGAATTACTAAAGACAAAGAATTTGTTTTAAAAGTAGTTTCTTCTATTAAAGAAAGAGCCGTTTTTGTACATGATTTTTGGGATTTATCTAGTTTCTTTTTTGAAACTCCAACAGAATACGATGCAAAAGCTAGTAAGAAAAACTGGAAAGAAGGAACTGCTGAACTAATGCAAGAATTAATTACTCAAATTTCATCAATCGAAGATTTTACATCAGAAAATACAGAGAAAGAAATTAAAGAATGGATTACTGCTAAAGAAATTGGCTTTGGTAAAGTAATGCAACCTTTAAGATTGTCTTTAGTTGGTAAATTAGCAGGACCACATTTATTTGATATTATTGCAATGATTGGTAAAGAAGAAACTATTAAGAGATTAGAAAACGCAATCGAAAAATTATAA
- a CDS encoding DUF4175 family protein: protein MALLINIEEKLHQFTRKYYTSELIKGGILFISLGFLYFFFTVFIEYFLWLKPTARTILFWLFLGVELFLLIRFILMPIFKLIGLRKGISDEESSKIIGSHFPEVQDKLLNILQLKKNTNQTDLLLASINQKSEELQPIPFVKAVDFTKNKKYLKYAIVPILIWLITLFTGGNDKISQSFHRVVNHNTVYNPPAPFLFLIKNLDLKVIQGKSISILVETQGKVVPSEVQIHFENQQYFLENNKNGVFSYTFSDVQKPIDFFIEANGVQSQEYKIEVIQTPTINTISLDINYPRYLKKKNETVKNSGNIIVPEGTTITWKVSTNKTDFVAFINNDKRTFFELISDNHFKYSKYIKNPINYQIASSNKNLKDFENLQFSVDVIKDEFPIISIQSNMDSIVNSTPLFAGKISDDYGLKKLQLVYYNNQQPENLRTFDLPITNQNIQTFFYNFPDGLHIEEGINYELFFQVFDNDAVNGSKKTKSSVFKYRQKTEDEVGGELLENQKNTINNLENSIQKQKKQQKDLEKVQENLQGKKKINWNDKKKIEKFVERQNNYNKMMERQTEKLQENLSEKKEENDDLQNKKEELNKRIEELKKLDKQQKLLDEIQKMAEKLNKDDLLKKAKELSQQNKQQERSLERILELTKRFYVEQKTMQIADKIEKLSKKQEDLSSKKQDVLEKQKDIKKEFDAIKKELEELNKDNEKLKEPMELPDVEDEKEDIDSELKKSEENLSKEKSSDAKQSQKKSSKKMKEMSVKMQKAMMEMEGESMEENMDDLRKILENLVTFSFKQESLMEKFDVISTSHPDFGKDLKKQNELKTYFEHIDDSLYVLSMRLPKISAKIKDDLSTAHYNLEQSLEHFSENMFSNGISNQRYVMTSVNNLADYLSNILSSMQNSMSMKMGKGKKGKGKGFSLPDLIKKQGDLSEKMKNGMKKGSKPGDKKGDGKEGEKGTKPGDKGKSGKQGKGGEAGENGKNGKNGKGGKGSEGNANDDLNGEIYEIYKQQSLLRNELQNQIKLSENSNKAINTEARKALKKMEELENEILEKGFNGATLQKMQQLNYQLLKLKDANLEQGEDEKRKSNASLNRFKKRNIKALEFKKQFYNQTEILNRQSLPLQQIYKNKVRAYFSNIKKE, encoded by the coding sequence ATGGCGTTACTTATAAACATTGAGGAAAAGTTACATCAATTTACGCGTAAATATTACACGAGTGAATTGATAAAAGGAGGAATTTTATTTATTTCTTTAGGATTTCTATATTTTTTTTTCACGGTATTTATAGAATATTTTCTGTGGTTAAAACCCACTGCAAGAACCATTTTATTTTGGCTTTTTTTAGGAGTTGAATTGTTTTTGTTAATTCGATTTATTTTGATGCCAATTTTTAAATTAATTGGTTTAAGAAAAGGTATTTCTGATGAAGAATCTTCAAAAATTATAGGAAGTCATTTTCCTGAAGTTCAAGATAAATTATTAAATATTTTACAGTTAAAAAAAAATACTAATCAAACTGATTTATTGTTGGCAAGTATCAATCAAAAATCAGAAGAATTACAACCTATTCCGTTTGTAAAAGCAGTTGATTTTACAAAAAATAAAAAATATTTAAAATATGCTATAGTTCCTATTTTAATTTGGTTAATTACTTTATTTACAGGTGGTAATGATAAAATATCACAGAGCTTTCATCGCGTTGTAAATCATAATACTGTTTATAATCCGCCTGCACCTTTTTTATTTTTAATAAAAAATTTAGACTTAAAAGTAATTCAAGGAAAATCTATTTCTATTTTGGTTGAGACCCAAGGAAAAGTAGTTCCAAGTGAAGTACAAATCCATTTTGAAAATCAGCAATATTTTTTAGAAAATAATAAAAATGGAGTCTTTTCTTATACTTTTTCTGATGTTCAAAAACCTATTGATTTTTTTATAGAAGCTAATGGTGTTCAATCTCAAGAATATAAAATAGAAGTTATACAAACACCAACTATAAATACTATTTCTTTGGATATAAATTACCCTAGATATCTTAAAAAGAAAAATGAAACCGTAAAAAATTCTGGAAATATTATTGTTCCCGAAGGTACTACCATTACTTGGAAAGTTAGTACAAATAAAACAGATTTTGTAGCTTTTATCAACAATGATAAAAGAACTTTTTTTGAGTTGATTTCTGATAATCATTTCAAATATTCAAAATATATTAAAAACCCCATTAATTATCAGATTGCATCTTCAAATAAAAATTTAAAAGATTTTGAAAATTTACAGTTTTCTGTGGATGTTATAAAAGATGAGTTTCCTATTATTTCCATTCAATCTAATATGGATAGCATTGTTAATAGTACACCTTTATTTGCTGGTAAAATCTCTGATGATTATGGGTTAAAAAAATTGCAGCTTGTTTATTATAATAATCAACAACCAGAGAATCTAAGAACTTTTGATTTACCGATTACCAATCAAAACATTCAAACTTTTTTTTATAATTTTCCTGATGGTTTACATATTGAAGAAGGAATCAATTATGAGTTGTTTTTTCAGGTATTTGATAATGATGCTGTAAATGGTAGTAAAAAAACTAAAAGTTCTGTTTTTAAATATCGACAAAAAACAGAAGATGAAGTAGGAGGGGAGTTATTGGAAAATCAAAAAAATACGATTAACAATCTTGAGAATTCTATTCAGAAACAAAAAAAGCAACAGAAAGATTTAGAAAAAGTACAAGAAAATTTACAAGGTAAAAAGAAGATTAATTGGAATGATAAAAAGAAGATTGAAAAGTTTGTAGAACGTCAGAATAATTATAATAAAATGATGGAACGTCAAACTGAAAAGTTACAAGAGAATTTATCAGAAAAAAAGGAAGAGAATGATGATCTGCAGAATAAAAAAGAGGAATTAAATAAACGTATAGAAGAATTAAAAAAATTAGATAAACAACAAAAGTTGTTAGATGAAATTCAGAAAATGGCAGAGAAGCTTAACAAAGATGATTTGTTAAAAAAGGCGAAAGAATTATCACAACAAAATAAACAACAAGAAAGAAGTTTAGAGCGTATTTTAGAATTAACTAAACGTTTTTATGTGGAGCAGAAGACAATGCAAATTGCAGACAAAATAGAAAAATTATCAAAAAAACAAGAGGATTTATCAAGCAAAAAACAAGATGTTTTAGAGAAGCAAAAGGATATTAAAAAAGAATTTGATGCTATTAAAAAAGAATTAGAAGAATTAAATAAGGATAATGAAAAGCTAAAAGAGCCAATGGAGCTTCCGGATGTGGAAGATGAGAAAGAAGATATAGATTCCGAATTAAAAAAATCTGAAGAGAATTTATCTAAAGAAAAAAGTAGTGATGCAAAACAAAGCCAGAAGAAGTCCTCTAAAAAAATGAAGGAGATGAGTGTCAAAATGCAAAAAGCTATGATGGAAATGGAAGGTGAATCTATGGAAGAAAATATGGATGATTTGCGAAAAATTTTAGAAAATCTAGTTACTTTTTCTTTTAAACAAGAATCCTTAATGGAGAAGTTTGATGTCATTTCTACATCGCACCCAGATTTTGGTAAAGATTTAAAAAAGCAAAATGAACTTAAAACGTATTTTGAACATATAGATGATAGTTTATATGTGTTGTCTATGAGGTTGCCTAAAATTTCAGCAAAAATTAAAGATGATTTATCAACCGCACATTATAATTTAGAACAATCCTTAGAGCATTTTTCTGAAAATATGTTCTCAAATGGGATATCTAATCAACGTTATGTTATGACTTCAGTGAATAATTTAGCAGATTATTTAAGCAACATTTTAAGTAGTATGCAAAATTCTATGTCCATGAAAATGGGTAAAGGAAAGAAAGGAAAAGGAAAAGGTTTTAGTTTGCCAGATTTAATAAAGAAACAAGGTGATTTATCTGAAAAGATGAAAAATGGTATGAAAAAAGGATCAAAACCTGGTGATAAAAAAGGAGATGGTAAAGAAGGTGAAAAAGGAACTAAACCAGGTGATAAAGGTAAAAGTGGTAAACAAGGTAAAGGTGGAGAAGCTGGTGAAAATGGAAAGAACGGAAAGAATGGAAAAGGAGGTAAGGGAAGTGAAGGAAATGCTAATGATGATTTAAATGGTGAAATATACGAGATTTATAAGCAACAAAGTTTATTAAGAAACGAACTTCAAAACCAAATAAAACTATCTGAAAATTCTAACAAAGCTATCAATACAGAAGCAAGAAAGGCTTTAAAAAAGATGGAAGAACTAGAAAATGAAATTTTAGAGAAAGGTTTCAATGGTGCTACATTACAAAAAATGCAGCAATTAAATTATCAATTATTAAAATTAAAGGATGCGAATTTAGAACAAGGAGAAGATGAAAAAAGAAAATCTAATGCTAGTTTAAATAGGTTTAAAAAAAGAAATATTAAGGCTTTAGAATTTAAAAAGCAGTTTTACAATCAAACAGAGATATTAAACAGACAATCATTACCTTTGCAGCAAATTTATAAGAATAAAGTTAGGGCATATTTTTCTAACATAAAGAAAGAGTAG
- the ybeY gene encoding rRNA maturation RNase YbeY: MVTFNYETEFELKDENLLEYWIDTVVSNKGFSLGELNYIFCDDEYLHKLNVEFLQHDTLTDVISFDNTLGKLISGDIYISVERVADNAKDFEVSFVNELHRVMIHGVLHYMGLKDKTEEEKKVMRNAEDEALSQFK; encoded by the coding sequence ATGGTTACTTTTAATTACGAAACAGAATTTGAGTTAAAAGATGAGAATCTTTTAGAATATTGGATTGATACTGTGGTGTCCAATAAAGGTTTTAGCTTAGGAGAATTAAATTATATTTTTTGTGATGATGAGTATCTTCATAAATTAAATGTTGAATTTTTACAGCACGATACTTTAACAGATGTTATCAGTTTTGATAATACTTTAGGTAAGTTAATTAGTGGAGATATTTATATTTCTGTAGAAAGAGTTGCTGATAATGCTAAAGATTTTGAGGTTTCTTTTGTTAATGAATTGCATAGAGTTATGATTCATGGGGTTCTACATTACATGGGCTTAAAAGATAAAACAGAAGAAGAAAAAAAAGTAATGAGAAATGCAGAAGATGAAGCACTTTCTCAGTTCAAATAA
- the mnmG gene encoding tRNA uridine-5-carboxymethylaminomethyl(34) synthesis enzyme MnmG: MSLFSTTYDVIVVGGGHAGSEAAAAAANMGAHTLLITMNLQNIAQMSCNPAMGGIAKGQIIREIDALGGYSGIVTDKTAIQFKMLNKSKGPAMWSPRAQSDRMQFAECWRTMLEQTENVDFYQDSVNGLLFDGNKIIGVKTALGLEIKAKTVVITAGTFLNGLIHIGDKSFGGGRAGEGASTGITEDLVAKGFESGRMKTGTPPRVDGRSLDYSKMIEQPGDEMTEKFSYLPTTKPLQKQRSCWLTYTNLDVHDLLRTGFDRSPMFNGRIKSTGPRYCPSIEDKIDRFATKDRHQMFIEPEGWTTCEMYVNGFSTSLPEDVQDKAIRSVAGFENVKFLRYGYAIEYDYFPPTQLKHSLETKIIENLFFAGQINGTTGYEEAAAQGLMAGVNAALKTQGKDPFILKRNEAYIGVLVDDLITKGTEEPYRMFTSRAEYRTLLRQDNADLRLTPIGYKLGLASKERLDRVVEKQEKADLLIQFLQNTSVKEAEINPILEAKNLALINQSMKLYKIAARPQLEFSDFKNIKKLNTFLEENKIDKEVIEQAVIHLKYSGYIEKEKNNADKLNRLENVVIPSNFNYQKVKSLSFEAREKLSKIQPTSISQASRISGVSPSDISVLLVYMGR, from the coding sequence ATGAGTTTATTTTCAACAACATACGATGTTATTGTAGTAGGAGGTGGTCACGCTGGGAGTGAGGCTGCTGCAGCTGCTGCTAATATGGGTGCTCACACCTTGTTAATTACAATGAATTTGCAGAATATTGCGCAAATGAGTTGTAACCCTGCAATGGGAGGAATTGCAAAAGGTCAGATAATAAGAGAAATTGATGCCTTAGGAGGGTATAGTGGAATTGTTACTGATAAGACTGCTATTCAATTTAAAATGCTTAACAAATCTAAAGGACCTGCAATGTGGAGTCCTAGAGCACAATCTGACAGAATGCAATTTGCAGAATGTTGGAGAACGATGTTAGAGCAAACAGAAAATGTAGATTTTTATCAAGATTCTGTGAATGGTTTATTGTTTGATGGTAATAAAATTATAGGAGTTAAAACTGCCTTAGGTTTAGAAATAAAAGCAAAAACTGTGGTAATTACTGCGGGTACTTTTTTAAATGGATTAATTCATATTGGTGATAAAAGTTTTGGAGGTGGTAGAGCAGGAGAAGGAGCTTCAACCGGAATTACAGAAGATTTAGTTGCTAAAGGTTTTGAATCTGGAAGAATGAAAACTGGAACACCGCCAAGAGTAGATGGTAGGTCTTTAGATTATTCTAAAATGATAGAGCAACCTGGTGATGAAATGACAGAAAAATTTTCTTATTTACCAACTACTAAACCTTTACAAAAGCAACGTTCATGTTGGTTAACATATACTAATTTAGATGTGCACGATTTGTTGCGTACAGGGTTTGATAGATCACCAATGTTTAATGGTAGAATTAAATCTACAGGACCAAGATATTGTCCTTCGATAGAAGATAAGATAGATCGTTTTGCAACTAAAGATAGACATCAAATGTTTATTGAGCCAGAAGGTTGGACTACTTGTGAAATGTATGTAAATGGATTTTCTACATCGCTTCCAGAAGATGTTCAGGATAAAGCTATTCGGTCTGTTGCAGGTTTCGAAAATGTAAAATTTTTAAGATATGGTTATGCTATAGAATATGATTATTTTCCGCCTACACAATTAAAACATTCTTTAGAAACTAAGATTATAGAGAACTTGTTTTTTGCAGGTCAGATAAACGGTACAACAGGGTATGAAGAAGCTGCTGCACAAGGTTTAATGGCAGGTGTAAATGCGGCTTTAAAAACGCAAGGAAAAGATCCTTTTATTTTAAAAAGAAATGAAGCTTATATAGGTGTTCTGGTAGATGATTTAATAACAAAAGGTACAGAAGAGCCTTACAGAATGTTTACGTCTAGAGCAGAATATAGAACGCTTTTAAGACAGGATAATGCAGATTTAAGATTAACACCAATTGGTTATAAATTAGGATTAGCTTCTAAAGAAAGATTAGATAGAGTTGTAGAAAAACAAGAAAAAGCAGATTTATTAATTCAGTTTTTACAGAATACAAGTGTAAAAGAAGCAGAGATAAATCCTATTTTAGAAGCTAAAAATTTAGCCTTGATTAATCAATCTATGAAGCTTTATAAAATTGCAGCGAGACCTCAATTAGAGTTTTCTGATTTTAAAAATATTAAGAAATTAAATACATTTTTAGAAGAAAATAAAATTGATAAAGAAGTTATTGAGCAAGCTGTAATCCATTTAAAGTATTCGGGGTATATAGAAAAAGAAAAGAATAATGCCGATAAATTAAATAGGTTAGAGAATGTTGTGATTCCTTCCAATTTTAATTATCAAAAAGTAAAATCTCTTTCGTTTGAAGCGAGAGAAAAGTTGAGTAAAATTCAACCTACCTCAATCTCACAAGCTAGTAGAATTAGTGGTGTTTCACCCAGCGACATTTCTGTTCTTTTAGTTTATATGGGGAGATAA